Proteins co-encoded in one Zygotorulaspora mrakii chromosome 5, complete sequence genomic window:
- a CDS encoding uncharacterized protein (similar to Saccharomyces cerevisiae YGR017W; ancestral locus Anc_4.154), producing MIHQMAPWVPTFIQSTKNNTQPFLPFQIATTDELTNTPRCRTVVFRDFLFKDKKSNVLTFNTDIRSGKIKESFPNGLDTTAPIEACFYFPETMEQYRLRGSCFLVSKKTSNISKKIVEKYGIVSPGVSGHHKEDLYKYEDEVNEAMGIENTNATTGENNAAKGSVIRPPTTTEWQMEIRRQWYSLSRTSRSQYRKPDPGKPITSETSEKLDKIQRGVDGTDENAGLENFALVCLCIDKVDYLNLKNGSGGERLIFTRTADEDANDLENWIEEHVCP from the coding sequence ATGATTCATCAGATGGCACCTTGGGTCCCAACGTTTATTCAATCTACAAAAAATAACACGCAACCATTTCTACCATTTCAAATAGCTACGACAGATGAATTGACTAATACTCCTCGCTGTAGAACCGTTGTCTTCAGAgattttttgttcaaggataaaaaatcaaatgttTTGACGTTTAACACGGATATAAGAAGTGGGAAGATCAAGGAATCCTTTCCCAATGGACTTGACACCACAGCACCTATCGAAGCATGCTTTTATTTCCCAGAGACGATGGAACAGTATAGACTACGTGGCAGTTGCTTCCTTGTGTCAAAAAAGACCTCCAACATTAGTAAGAAAATCGtagaaaaatatggtatAGTGTCGCCAGGCGTATCTGGACATCACAAGGAAGATCTTTACAAATACGAGGATGAAGTAAATGAGGCAATGGGTATTGAGAATACGAATGCTACAACGGGTGAAAACAATGCCGCAAAGGGTTCTGTAATTCGTCCACCAACCACAACAGAGTGGCAAATGGAAATCAGAAGACAATGGTACTCGTTATCCAGGACGTCGAGATCTCAATATAGAAAACCTGATCCAGGAAAGCCAATTACGTCAGAAACGAGTGAGAAATTAgacaaaattcaaagaggtGTTGACGGCACAGATGAAAATGCAGGGTTGGAAAATTTCGCGTTAGTCTGCCTGTGTATAGATAAAGTTGactatttgaatttgaagaacgGTAGCGGGGGTGAAAGACTAATCTTCACCAGAACTGCTGACGAAGACGCCAACGATCTAGAGAATTGGATTGAAGAACACGTATGTCCATGA
- the CHS5 gene encoding Chs5p (similar to Saccharomyces cerevisiae CHS5 (YLR330W); ancestral locus Anc_4.156), producing the protein MSSVEVLLTLGKLDASLALLTTSDHHVIEFPTVLLPDNVKAGSIVKLSVSQSLDEEERQREVFKDIQSKILEKYGTHRPKPPVLKIVNITQTNCVLGWDPLHLGSARLKSLTLYRQGVRSTVIPSPFKSTTTKISGLSVDTAYDFQLKLSTTSGQYWSEKVEVHTHKMTDMSGITVCLGQLDPLQSITEDQIAYSLMQIGARPLQHHVAIDTTHFVTNDPENEEDPELIKAKNSNIPVVRPEWVKASETEKRIVGVRGFYLDADEGILKSYPFTPLTEESKGQLERQRRNLNTEEGSSLKASTVEKSANTSEEAVVEDNDEPTQHEVDVEALHEEPINEPEAVHEEPVSESEVEQPSIEQTETYVAEESNVQTTGLGLSATASPLEETETNVEAEEPVSGSQGIEEDDVQAMEIAPEAEVQSAVAVDDDESSAKEVVQSAVPEVAVPEVAVPEVAISKEAVPEDVIRQTFADGALAEREVQSTLEAEPAMEAEVESQPSAVAESDAVPEMKVVPIVETESAIDIPTTTGIAEESTTNPIEGSEKAAESSEEIMRATETDAEGGNEESEAIEKAVPGVRTSDEFAAATASVESIADAIQAVDSNSIASDEKEASEQPEDTADGSGEELATAEKTDDNTASSKSKKKKNKKKKNKKK; encoded by the coding sequence ATGTCTAGCGTTGAAGTTTTATTAACTTTGGGTAAACTGGACGCCTCTTTGGCTCTGTTGACCACGAGTGACCATCATGTAATCGAGTTTCCTACGGTATTATTACCAGATAATGTCAAGGCTGGATCAATTGTGAAATTGTCTGTTTCACAAAGtttagatgaagaggaaagaCAAAGAGAGGTGTTTAAGGATATTCAGAgtaaaattttggaaaagtaTGGTACGCATAGACCTAAGCCACCTGTTCTGAAAATCGTCAATATTACACAGACAAACTGTGTTCTAGGATGGGATCCCTTGCATTTAGGCTCAGCTAGATTAAAATCACTCACTCTCTATAGGCAAGGCGTTCGCTCGACCGTTATTCCTAGTCCTTTCAAAAGTACAACTACCAAGATTTCAGGATTATCAGTTGATACAGCGTAtgattttcaattgaagcTTTCAACAACTTCAGGCCAATATTGGTCTGAAAAGGTCGAAGTACACACTCACAAGATGACTGATATGTCGGGCATCACGGTATGTCTTGGTCAGTTAGATCCTTTGCAAAGTATCACAGAAGATCAAATTGCCTATAGCTTAATGCAGATTGGTGCTAGGCCTTTACAACATCATGTTGCTATTGATACGACGCATTTTGTGACGAATGATCCAGAAAACGAAGAGGATCCCGAATTGATCAAAGCAAAGAATAGCAACATACCTGTTGTTAGACCTGAATGGGTCAAAGCCAGTGAAACCGAGAAAAGGATTGTTGGAGTAAGAGGATTTTATCTGGATGCAGATGAGGGTATATTAAAGAGTTATCCATTCACCCCACTTACTGAGGAATCGAAAGGTCAATTGGaaagacaaagaagaaatttaAATACCGAAGAAGGATCAAGCCTGAAAGCATCAACCGTTGAAAAATCTGCGAATACCAGCGAAGAGGCGGTTGTAGAAGACAATGACGAACCAACTCAACATGAAGTTGATGTAGAAGCTCTACATGAGGAGCCAATAAATGAGCCAGAAGCCGTACATGAGGAGCCAGTTAGCGAGTCTGAAGTGGAGCAACCTTCAATCGAACAAACGGAAACATATGTGGCCGAAGAATCAAATGTTCAAACAACGGGGCTAGGACTGAGCGCAACAGCGTCACCCTTGGAAGAAACCGAAACGAACGTTGAGGCTGAGGAACCAGTTAGTGGGTCACAAGGAATTGAAGAGGATGACGTCCAGGCAATGGAGATAGCTCCAGAAGCGGAAGTACAATCAGCCGTGGCTgtcgatgatgatgaatcaTCTGCAAAAGAAGTAGTGCAGTCAGCAGTTCCAGAAGTAGCAGTTCCAGAAGTAGCAGTTCCAGAAGtagcaatttcaaaagaagcTGTTCCAGAAGACGTTATCCGTCAAACATTTGCAGATGGTGCATTAGCAGAACGAGAAGTACAGTCAACATTAGAAGCGGAGCCGGCTATGGAAGCAGAAGTAGAATCACAACCATCTGCAGTGGCTGAAAGTGATGCTGTACCTGAAATGAAAGTAGTCCCAATTGTAGAAACTGAATCGGCTATTGACATACCAACAACTACGGGAATTGCGGAAGAATCAACTACTAACCCAATCGAAGGAAGCGAGAAAGCAGCAGAAAGTAGTGAAGAAATCATGCGAGCTACGGAAACAGATGCCGAAGGTGGAAATGAAGAGAGCGAGGCCATTGAAAAAGCTGTCCCTGGAGTTCGCACTTCTGATGAGTTTGCAGCTGCAACAGCATCTGTGGAGAGCATCGCCGATGCTATACAGGCTGTGGATTCGAACAGCATTGCTAGCGATGAGAAAGAGGCAAGCGAACAGCCTGAAGATACGGCGGATGGCAGTGGTGAAGAACTAGCAACGGCAGAGAAAACAGACGACAATACTGCATCAAGTAAatccaaaaagaagaagaataagaagaagaaaaataaaaagaaatag
- the UGA1 gene encoding 4-aminobutyrate transaminase (similar to Saccharomyces cerevisiae UGA1 (YGR019W); ancestral locus Anc_4.155) — protein sequence MTSAESYYPDEPVKPVVKTSTIPGPESAKQIAQLDQVFDARPAYFIADYEKSIGNYIVDVDGNAYLDLYAQIASIALGYNNPALIKAAQTPEMIRALVDRPASGNFPSADLQKTIKQILKFAPKGQDHVWSGLSGADANELAFKAAFMYYRANQRGYDTDFSTEENQSVMENTAPGAPPLAVLSFKRAFHGRLFASGSTTVSKPIHKLDFPAFDWPHADYPSYKYPLDQYEQENSLEDDRCLALVEHLIKTWKTPVAALIIEPIQSEGGDNHASNYFLQKLRDITLKHKVVYIVDEVQTGVGATGKFWCHEYADIQPPVDLVTFSKKFQSAGYFFHDPKFVPNKPYRQFNTWCGEPARMIIAGAIGQEIVDKDLTAQVLRVGDYLFQKLEALQSKYPTRFQNLRGRGRGTFIAWDLPSPEERDLLLKKLKLNGCNVGGCSTNAVRLRPTLTFEEKHADIFIEALSKTVADL from the coding sequence ATGACCAGCGCAGAGAGCTACTATCCTGACGAGCCTGTTAAGCCAGTGGTTAAGACGTCTACCATTCCAGGTCCAGAGTCTGCAAAGCAAATCGCCCAATTAGATCAAGTTTTCGATGCAAGGCCAGCTTATTTTATTGCCGATTATGAGAAATCTATTGGTAACTACATTGTTGACGTGGATGGTAATGCATATTTAGATTTATATGCGCAAATAGCCTCCATTGCCTTGGGTTACAATAATCCCGCTTTGATTAAGGCCGCACAAACGCCTGAAATGATTCGTGCATTGGTAGACCGTCCAGCTTCAGGTAACTTCCCGTCAGCAGACCTACAAAAAACTATTaaacaaattttgaagtttgCTCCAAAGGGTCAAGATCACGTTTGGTCAGGTCTATCAGGTGCTGATGCTAATGAATTAGCTTTTAAAGCTGCTTTCATGTACTATCGTGCAAACCAAAGAGGTTATGACACTGATTTTTCCACCGAGGAAAACCAATCTGTCATGGAGAACACAGCCCCTGGTGCCCCACCGTTAGCTGTTTTGTCGTTTAAAAGAGCATTCCATGGTAGATTATTTGCCTCAGGTTCAACAACAGTTTCTAAACCAATTCACAAATTGGACTTCCCAGCTTTTGATTGGCCTCATGCTGATTATCCATCTTATAAGTATCCATTGGATCAATATGAACAAGAAAACAGCCTTGAAGATGACCGCTGTTTAGCACTGGTTGAACATCTGATTAAAACATGGAAAACACCAGTTGCAGCACTTATCATTGAACCAATTCAATCAGAAGGTGGTGATAATCATGCTTCTAATTATTTCTTGCAGAAACTAAGAGATATCACCTTGAAACACAAAGTTGTTTACATTGTTGATGAAGTTCAAACTGGTGTCGGTGCCACTGGTAAATTTTGGTGCCACGAATATGCTGATATTCAACCACCCGTTGATTTAGTCACGTTCTCTAAAAAGTTCCAAAGTGCTGGCTACTTCTTCCACGATCCAAAATTTGTTCCAAATAAGCCTTACAGACAATTCAATACCTGGTGTGGTGAACCAGCAAGAATGATCATTGCTGGCGCAATCGGTCAGGAAATTGTCGACAAAGATTTAACAGCACAAGTTCTTCGCGTCGGTGATTACTTGTTCCAGAAATTAGAAGCTTTGCAAAGCAAGTACCCAAccagatttcaaaacctTAGAGGTAGAGGTAGAGGCACATTCATCGCTTGGGACTTACCATCGCCAGAAGAAAGAGACTtactcttgaaaaaattgaaattaaATGGTTGCAATGTAGGTGGCTGTTCTACCAACGCTGTCAGATTAAGACCTACTCTAACCTTCGAGGAGAAACATGCTGATATCTTCATTGAGGCTCTTTCTAAGACCGTTGCTGATCTATAA
- the VMA7 gene encoding H(+)-transporting V1 sector ATPase subunit F (similar to Saccharomyces cerevisiae VMA7 (YGR020C); ancestral locus Anc_4.157) — MSEKRTLLAAITDEDTTTGLLLAGVGQITPETEDKNFFVFQDGKTTKEQIAQAFDKFTSERDDIAILLINQHIAELIRSHVDNFTNAFPAILEIPSKDHPYDPEKDSVLKRVRRLFGE; from the coding sequence ATGTCTGAGAAACGCACATTACTCGCAGCAATTACTGATGAAGATACCACTACTGGTTTACTACTAGCCGGTGTAGGACAGATTACGCCAGAAACTGAAGataagaatttttttgtattccAAGACGGTAAAACCACTAAAGAGCAGATCGCGCAAGCATTCGATAAGTTCACCTCAGAACGAGATGATATTGCCATTCTTCTGATTAACCAGCATATTGCTGAACTGATTAGATCTCATGTTGATAATTTTACCAATGCCTTCCCAGCAATCTTGGAGATACCTTCAAAAGATCACCCATACGATCCCGAGAAGGATTCCGTCTTAAAAAGGGTTAGAAGATTGTTTGGAGAATGA
- the MTL1 gene encoding Mtl1p (similar to Saccharomyces cerevisiae MTL1 (YGR023W) and MID2 (YLR332W); ancestral locus Anc_4.159), with protein MPSACRFGLLVLVWLNIVAKGVVAQNEGPGFGGSNSTSSGAASTSLSVGSVSSASFGTSSSGVSSGVSSVSSASLSSGSSGSSSSVSSDSSSLSSSSTSVASTSFTSFASSSSSSTPSSSSASSFSASSSSSSSSSVSSSSQSSSSRSLSSASTTPSTSSSSVSSSSSSTSSSSSSSSSSSSSPSSSSTSSTPASTTSDISSTITSGPSSAVSDSRRTVTSVISGRTILLNRYTTVTGNPVATDSVNRSSSSGGLSKKNRNIVIGCVVGIGVPLIIAVLVVLYFYCVQSKKTDFIDSDGKVVTAYRANSFKKWWYGLIGKDISDQYESNSPLGTSNSPILSEDDNHSYSTNNENLQETTNSGGAHSNELMLEEEKYYDEYGNELNARNY; from the coding sequence ATGCCATCTGCCTGTCGATTTGGCTTGCTCGTTTTGGTGTGGTTGAACATAGTGGCAAAAGGGGTGGTAGCACAGAATGAGGGACCTGGGTTTGGTGGGTCTAATAGCACGAGTTCTGGGGCAGCCAGTACCAGTTTGAGTGTGGGGTCGGTGAGCAGCGCCTCTTTCGGGACGTCGAGTTCGGGCGTGAGTTCGGGCGTGAGTTCAGTTTCGTCTGCGTCGCTGAGTTCGGGTTCAAGTGGAAGTTCGAGTTCGGTTTCGAGTGACAGCTCAAGTTTGTCTTCCTCCTCTACAAGTGTCGCTTCCACTTCGTTCACGTCGTTTGCATCTTCCTCGTCGTCGAGCACGCCCTCGAGCTCGTCagcatcatctttttcggcgtcgtcgtcgtcgtcgtcgtcgtcgtcaGTATCCTCATCTTCACAATCCTCCTCATCCAGATCGTTATCCTCAGCCTCCACTACACCTTCCACGTCGTCGTCCAGTGTgtcgtcatcttcatcctcgaCGTCGTCTTCAAGCTCCTCAAGCTCCTCAAGCTCCTCGAGCCCCTCAAGCTCCTCGACGTCAAGCACTCCAGCGTCAACCACGTCCGATATTTCATCTACAATAACATCAGGGCCCAGCTCTGCAGTTTCAGATTCGCGTCGAACGGTCACAAGTGTTATCAGTGGTCGCACGATATTGTTGAATCGTTACACTACGGTGACCGGTAATCCAGTTGCTACAGACAGCGTCAATAGGAGCAGTAGTTCAGGCGGACTATCgaaaaagaatagaaaTATTGTCATAGGTTGTGTGGTGGGCATCGGTGTTCCGCTGATCATTGCAGTCCTCGTAGTACTATACTTTTACTGCGTCCAATCCAAAAAGACAGATTTCATTGACTCTGATGGTAAAGTTGTTACAGCTTACCGCGCAAATAGTTTTAAGAAGTGGTGGTACGGTCTAATAGGTAAAGATATCAGCGATCAGTACGAATCTAATTCTCCTCTGGGCACAAGTAATTCTCCAATACTTTCAGAGGATGACAACCACAGCTACAGCACTAATAACGAAAATTTACAGGAGACTACGAACAGTGGCGGCGCTCATTCAAATGAGCTAATGTTGGAAGAGGAAAAATACTACGATGAATACGGTAACGAATTAAACGCAAGAAATTATTGA
- a CDS encoding uncharacterized protein (similar to Saccharomyces cerevisiae YGR016W; ancestral locus Anc_4.152), translated as MSRLRKFDRNILWNGASDTDDNQLMGPLDTEEQEELIQKFELSNTARNKGYVNILSLCYMMCSGVFLILASNKSGKEKVMFALCTQALICSMINVRYELRNDFIIFRKIKVHIENSTLQRTNVILIVLIEWIGLAHFEDHTMIKIFVQLPLILFVTAILIKNWSRDMADQLNQLRKMKYKYKNA; from the coding sequence ATGTCAAGACTACGGAAATTTGACCGCAACATTCTGTGGAATGGTGCAAGTGATACCGATGATAACCAATTGATGGGACCGCTAGATACCGAAGAGCAGGAGGAGCTAATTCAAAAGTTCGAGCTGAGTAATACAGCGAGGAACAAAGGTTATGTTAACATACTCTCGCTATGCTACATGATGTGCTCTGGAGTTTTCCTTATACTAGCGAGTAATAAATCAGGAAAGGAAAAGGTGATGTTTGCCTTATGTACTCAAGCATTGATCTGTTCCATGATAAACGTACGGTACGAATTACGAAACgattttattattttcagaAAGATTAAAGtacatattgaaaattctaCTTTGCAAAGAACTAACGTGATATTAATCGTACTAATTGAATGGATTGGTTTGGCGCATTTCGAAGATCACACCATGATAAAGATTTTTGTCCAACTACCGCTGATACTATTTGTTACAGCAATATTAATCAAAAACTGGTCTCGAGATATGGCGGATCAATTAAATCAGTTGAGAAAGATGAAGTACAAATACAAAAATGCTTGA
- the REC102 gene encoding Rec102p (similar to Saccharomyces cerevisiae REC102 (YLR329W); ancestral locus Anc_4.153) — protein MRIVREGTETVFETVYLRERDFVSEWNAFTRTSNRIGGYHDSDNIVLPLLKPSTLQICIECYHNDEHFSGDELDQLEHSVRNGIRFWEEELLYEVKTICQQKGSIILSLGCRIWTTDKMVTLFEKPTSLRAHLHLPGVVFLEYLKLECKFYNSTDDENLNISDTLPQFNEYLASLILSQLEFRFPMVFSMINRQKFQQQSTDLAPLAYSLTNSSSLLPLLVQLIANDRTATTVYHLAGLPNRSEKVSSNKFQIFK, from the exons ATGAGAATAGTCAGAGAAGGTACGGAGACTGTATTTGAAACAGTCTACTTGAGGGAGAGAGATTTTGTTTCTGAATGGAACGCTTTCACGAGGACGAGCAACCGCATTGGCGGCTATCACGATTCAGATAATATAGTTTTGCCGCTGTTGAAACCGTCAACATTACAG ATTTGTATAGAATGCTATCACAATGACGAACATTTCAGCGGAGATGAGCTTGACCAGCTGGAACACTCGGTGCGAAATGGCATCAGATTTTGGGAAGAAGAGTTGCTATACGAAGTGAAAACGATTTGCCAGCAGAAGGGATCGATTATTTTGAGCCTGGGGTGCAGAATCTGGACTACTGACAAAATGGTCACGCTCTTTGAAAAGCCTACTTCCCTCAGAGCCCATTTACATTTGCCAGGAGTCGTGTTTTTGGAGTATCTGAAATTGGAATGCAAATTCTACAACAGTACAGATGACGAGAATTTGAATATCAGCGACACCCTGCCACAGTTTAATGAGTACTTGGCCTCATTAATTCTGTCGCAGCTGGAATTCAGATTTCCCATGGTTTTTTCGATGATAAATAGACAAAAATTCCAGCAGCAAAGTACGGATCTGGCACCATTGGCATATTCATTGACAAATTCATCTTCCCTGTTACCTCTTTTAGTTCAGCTAATTGCCAACGATCGTACGGCTACTACAGTTTACCATCTAGCAGGTTTACCGAATCGAAGTGAAAAAGtctcttcaaataaatttcaaattttcaaatga
- the DPC29 gene encoding post-initiation translation factor DPC29 (similar to Saccharomyces cerevisiae YGR021W; ancestral locus Anc_4.158), protein MSTSLLSRSLIHARNFSVLNSTLLSGHNKWSSIKHDKAKNDVERNKLFSKFAQRISLAAKLGGSPDPNLNIRLATAIDLASKNNVTKKVIENAIKKGSGGGLANGKASTNMETCVYEGMGPGGIALVVEALTDNKNRTIGLVRSTFTKANGSMTPTLYFFDKRGYVVVNPPASLDTDEDKILESVLEVAGVEDMQKLQSDDPTDISDSYGTDVFEITSDTTMANSVASALKTKGFRIQELGMAYVPKKDMMVHVKDPETRCKVDKFLALLDEIEEVTDIYTNMQHP, encoded by the coding sequence ATGAGTACCTCGCTGTTGTCACGCAGTCTAATACATGCCAGAAATTTCTCTGTACTAAACTCGACACTACTATCCGGACACAACAAATGGTCATCAATTAAGCATGACAAGGCCAAAAACGATGTCGAGAGGAATAAACTATTCAGCAAATTCGCACAAAGAATCTCGTTAGCAGCCAAACTGGGCGGCAGTCCTGACCCTAACTTGAATATCAGACTTGCGACAGCAATTGACCTGGCAAGTAAGAATAACGTTACCAAGAAAGTCATCGAAAACGCCATCAAGAAGGGTTCTGGTGGCGGCCTCGCCAACGGCAAGGCGTCCACCAACATGGAGACGTGTGTGTACGAAGGTATGGGCCCGGGTGGCATAGCTCTGGTGGTCGAAGCTCTGACAGACAACAAAAATAGAACCATAGGGTTGGTCAGAAGCACCTTCACCAAAGCAAATGGCTCCATGACACCAACGCTGTATTTCTTCGACAAAAGAGGCTACGTCGTGGTGAACCCCCCGGCAAGCTTGGACACCGACGAGGACAAGATTCTCGAATCCGTGCTCGAAGTCGCCGGGGTTGAAGATATGCAAAAGCTCCAGTCCGACGATCCCACAGACATCTCCGACAGCTACGGCACAGACGTCTTCGAAATCACCTCCGATACAACAATGGCCAACAGTGTGGCCTCCGCGTTAAAAACGAAAGGGTTTCGCATTCAAGAACTGGGAATGGCCTATGTCCCGAAAAAGGACATGATGGTACACGTTAAGGATCCCGAAACGCGTTGTAAAGTCGATAAGTTTCTTGCACTTCTAGACGAGATCGAAGAGGTCACCGACATCTACACGAACATGCAACATCCATGA
- the EAT1 gene encoding putative hydrolase (similar to Saccharomyces cerevisiae YGR015C; ancestral locus Anc_4.151), producing MLLKRLLQSRALPRRPIVDLAYTIVKPATTDEKYLKREPVLITLHGLFGTKSMFGTFSKTLSDNLGYTVCNVDLRDHGASPQAIPFDYVTLTKDLISFIKKRFGTQRQINIIGFSLGGRVALLSSLCNLVNINKCVSIDFPPYTIPRVDDVLTENFDSILKIISREIKITKGTKTWKKELLNLLNELPANKIDKGHPALYFANGFFLNSNNNLPFDKHLDKDPYIDFYLPLKQLPTILEDVKIWPDLYGKDNSDHFFKTVTDRSVLFMRALQSPFFTDDSSLLYKHFPRAKLVSFDCGHNMAFEKPKETVEYIVNYLKE from the coding sequence ATGTTACTAAAACGCCTGTTACAATCGAGGGCTCTACCGAGGCGACCAATTGTTGATTTAGCATATACAATTGTAAAACCTGCCACCACTGATGagaagtatttgaaaagggAGCCTGTATTGATAACACTACATGGTCTTTTTGGAACTAAATCAATGTTCGGAACATTCAGTAAAACTTTGTCCGATAATTTAGGTTACACTGTTTGTAATGTAGATCTGAGAGATCATGGTGCATCTCCTCAGGCAATTCCATTTGATTATGTAACTTTGACGAAGGATCTGATTAGtttcatcaagaaaagGTTCGGTACTCAAAGGCAAATCAATATTATCGGATTCTCTCTTGGTGGCAGGGTTGCTTTATTATCATCACTTTGTAATCTGGTTAATATCAATAAATGCGTTTCTATCGATTTCCCTCCTTATACAATACCAAGGGTTGACGATGTGTTGACCGAGAATTTTGACTCGattctcaaaataataTCTAGGGAAATCAAGATTACAAAAGGTACCAAGACTTGGAAAAAGGAACTGTTAAACTTGTTAAATGAGTTACCTGCGAACAAAATCGATAAAGGCCATCCCGCTCTTTACTTTGCTAACGGCTTCTTCTTGAACAGCAATAACAATTTACCGTTCGATAAGCATTTAGATAAGGATCCTTATATCGATTTCTATCTACCATTGAAACAGCTACCAACAATACTGGAAGATGTTAAAATTTGGCCGGACTTGTATGGGAAAGATAATTctgatcatttttttaaaactGTAACGGATAGATCTGTCTTATTCATGCGAGCATTGCAATCTCCTTTCTTCACAGATGATTCAAGTCTACTATATAAGCATTTTCCTAGGGCAAAACTCGTCAGCTTTGACTGCGGTCATAATATGGCTTTTGAGAAACCTAAAGAAACTGTGGAATACATCGTGAACTATCTGAAAGAATAG